In one window of Anaerolineae bacterium DNA:
- the fabF gene encoding beta-ketoacyl-ACP synthase II has protein sequence MELLRNGRRRVVITGLGALTPLGTVKSFWENLKAGRSGIRRIRSFDPSHLNVQIAGEVDFDPTEYINFKEARRMARSSQMAQVAARMALEDAGLTHEDIAAISERTGVVIGTGLGGHEVIEQSTYRYKSSEYRFKPSPFSLINGLPNMPAHYVSRELNATGPLSCQTTACAAGTQSIGDGAELIRTNRADVVFAGGVEALVVDYAIAGFEAMTVLATGYNDMPEKASRPFDANRCGFVFSEGAAVLVLESLEHALKRGARILAEVLGHASSSDAYHVAAIDPEGMGAQRVMRWAIEDAHIPLDMIDYINAHGTGTQANDAIETHAIKRVFGEQAYNLAVSSTKSMIGHCLGGAGAVEAVACVMSLVDQVIHPTINYETPDPACDLDYVPNEARSARLRAVLSNSFGLGGQNAALVLGAF, from the coding sequence ATGGAACTCTTGCGTAATGGCCGCAGGCGTGTGGTTATCACAGGGTTAGGGGCGTTAACCCCGCTTGGGACTGTCAAAAGCTTCTGGGAGAACCTCAAGGCGGGTCGCTCCGGCATCCGGCGGATCCGTAGTTTTGACCCTTCCCATCTCAACGTCCAGATTGCCGGTGAGGTTGACTTTGACCCTACGGAATACATCAACTTCAAAGAAGCCCGGCGGATGGCAAGATCATCCCAGATGGCTCAGGTTGCGGCGCGGATGGCGCTGGAAGACGCTGGACTGACTCACGAAGATATCGCCGCTATCAGTGAACGCACCGGTGTTGTTATCGGAACGGGGTTAGGCGGCCATGAGGTGATTGAGCAGAGTACGTACCGCTACAAATCCAGCGAGTATCGCTTCAAGCCAAGTCCGTTCAGCCTGATCAATGGCCTGCCCAACATGCCAGCCCACTATGTCAGCCGCGAATTGAATGCGACCGGTCCCCTGTCCTGCCAGACTACCGCCTGTGCTGCGGGGACGCAGAGTATTGGCGATGGTGCGGAGCTAATCCGGACTAACCGTGCTGATGTGGTTTTCGCGGGCGGTGTTGAAGCGCTGGTTGTCGACTACGCGATCGCCGGTTTCGAGGCCATGACAGTGCTGGCGACTGGCTACAACGACATGCCGGAGAAGGCCAGCCGCCCATTTGACGCCAACCGTTGTGGCTTTGTCTTTAGCGAAGGGGCCGCTGTCCTCGTTCTGGAGTCTCTGGAGCATGCCCTCAAACGGGGAGCGCGCATCCTGGCTGAGGTACTGGGACACGCCTCGTCCTCGGACGCCTATCATGTGGCGGCTATCGATCCAGAAGGCATGGGCGCCCAGCGAGTGATGCGCTGGGCCATTGAAGACGCCCATATCCCTTTGGATATGATCGATTACATTAATGCGCATGGCACCGGCACCCAGGCCAATGATGCCATCGAGACCCATGCTATCAAGCGTGTATTTGGCGAACAGGCCTATAACCTGGCCGTCAGTTCAACCAAGAGCATGATCGGCCACTGCCTCGGTGGCGCCGGGGCTGTTGAGGCCGTTGCCTGTGTAATGTCGCTGGTGGATCAGGTCATCCATCCGACGATCAACTACGAGACGCCTGACCCAGCCTGTGACTTGGACTACGTGCCCAATGAGGCGCGGAGCGCCCGTCTGCGCGCTGTCCTGTCCAACAGCTTTGGCTTGGGTGGTCAGAATGCGGCGCTGGTGCTGGGGGCGTTCTGA
- a CDS encoding ubiquinone/menaquinone biosynthesis methyltransferase: MANLQGEARARYVQAMFGRIAARYDRMNRLMTFGQDMRWRRFVIEKAALPPDGRLLDLATGTGDIAFAALALAPTLTVVGADFSLPMMRVGQRRAQGHRIHWCQTDALALPYPADTFDAVVSGYLLRNVIDLPACLAEQVRVTRPGGMVVALDTTPPPRNALRPLLLFYLRHVIPLLGRLIAGASDAYTYLPDSTRSFKEPQELADLMTGAGLLNVRYKTFMFGTMAVHWGQKP; encoded by the coding sequence ATGGCAAATCTACAGGGGGAGGCACGCGCACGATACGTTCAGGCGATGTTCGGGCGAATTGCAGCCCGCTATGACCGGATGAACCGCCTGATGACTTTTGGACAGGATATGCGCTGGCGGCGATTCGTTATCGAGAAAGCAGCGCTCCCGCCTGATGGCCGCCTGCTCGACCTGGCGACAGGTACCGGCGACATTGCCTTCGCAGCGCTGGCGCTGGCTCCCACGTTGACTGTCGTTGGCGCCGATTTCTCTTTGCCTATGATGCGGGTGGGCCAACGGCGTGCCCAGGGTCATCGGATCCACTGGTGTCAGACAGATGCTCTCGCCCTACCCTACCCCGCTGACACCTTCGATGCTGTGGTATCCGGTTACCTGTTGCGGAATGTGATAGATCTCCCGGCATGTCTGGCCGAGCAAGTCCGGGTGACCCGGCCAGGCGGAATGGTGGTGGCGCTGGATACTACGCCGCCGCCACGCAATGCCCTGCGCCCTCTGCTGCTGTTTTACCTGCGCCATGTGATTCCACTACTGGGGCGCCTCATAGCTGGTGCATCAGATGCCTACACATACCTGCCAGATAGTACAAGGTCGTTCAAGGAACCGCAGGAACTGGCCGACCTGATGACAGGTGCCGGCCTCCTGAATGTCCGGTACAAAACATTCATGTTTGGTACAATGGCTGTACACTGGGGGCAAAAACCCTGA
- a CDS encoding ABC transporter substrate-binding protein has translation MRKLFILLFLGLFLLLIALAGCGAPQTAVTETSPALTPTAEESVPTEAAVEGGADTVAAAGGAADLRVAYIPVLDVLPFFIAQQNGYFAEEGVTVEFVPASSALEREQLLVSGDVDGMLTDVIGPAITNAAAELSVRIVATARRASENAPLFRILAAPGSNIKTPADLAGVAIGISENTVIQYLADRLLRGAGLSTGDIVYESVPAIPTRFNLMMEGQLGAAVLPDPLATAAMQAGAINVLDDTALAGQQLSQSVLSFSNIVLEQKPEAIRAFLRAWNRAVEALNADPDSYRQLWLDNISVPESVQNTYEIPPFPLGEITSESVWDDVNDWLLERGIIAQPAPYATSVDPSFLPE, from the coding sequence ATGCGGAAGCTATTCATCCTGTTGTTCCTGGGCCTGTTTCTGCTCCTCATTGCACTAGCTGGCTGTGGCGCCCCCCAGACAGCAGTGACTGAGACCTCTCCTGCTCTTACCCCAACGGCGGAAGAGTCGGTTCCTACTGAAGCGGCGGTGGAAGGTGGCGCGGATACTGTGGCAGCCGCTGGCGGAGCAGCCGATCTTCGCGTTGCCTACATCCCGGTTCTGGATGTTCTGCCCTTCTTTATCGCTCAGCAGAATGGTTACTTTGCTGAGGAAGGCGTCACGGTGGAGTTTGTCCCCGCCAGTAGCGCGCTGGAACGCGAGCAACTGCTGGTCTCCGGTGATGTGGACGGCATGCTGACCGATGTTATTGGCCCGGCTATCACAAACGCGGCAGCCGAACTGTCGGTTCGCATCGTGGCGACAGCCCGCCGTGCCAGCGAGAATGCCCCCCTGTTCCGTATCCTGGCTGCGCCAGGAAGCAACATCAAGACCCCTGCTGACCTGGCTGGCGTCGCCATTGGCATCAGCGAGAACACGGTGATTCAGTATCTGGCAGATCGCCTGCTGCGCGGCGCCGGTCTTTCTACGGGCGATATTGTCTATGAATCAGTACCTGCCATCCCGACCCGCTTCAATCTCATGATGGAAGGCCAGCTTGGAGCGGCGGTTCTGCCCGATCCTCTGGCTACTGCGGCAATGCAGGCGGGCGCCATCAACGTGCTGGATGACACCGCTCTAGCCGGTCAGCAGCTCAGCCAGAGTGTGCTTAGCTTCAGCAACATCGTACTCGAGCAAAAGCCGGAGGCTATCCGTGCCTTCCTGAGGGCCTGGAACCGGGCGGTTGAGGCGCTCAATGCTGATCCGGATAGCTATCGTCAGCTCTGGCTGGATAACATTAGCGTTCCGGAAAGCGTGCAGAACACGTACGAAATCCCGCCCTTTCCGCTTGGTGAAATCACCAGCGAGAGCGTCTGGGACGACGTCAATGACTGGCTCCTTGAGCGCGGGATTATTGCGCAGCCAGCGCCCTACGCGACCAGCGTTGACCCCAGTTTCCTGCCTGAATAG
- a CDS encoding ABC transporter permease, translating to MRWTWRSTLWGVGIFLIGWVLLAAVVNRPILPYPWQVLPVFVEKFFVPASAGSPVVPDFYLPIPLGELGQHFLVSAVRVLTAIVVAVFFAAPIGLELGQIQSLNQLFSPLIGLLHPIPKIVFLPVILVLFGSGDGAKILLIALVLFFQILIVVRDEAAGLRPELIYSVRSLGAGRRALFRFVYIPASIPAILTALRISVGTAIAVLFIAETYATRSGLGYYIVVRTWQALRYPEMYAGIMAMALLGLVLYFVIDALERHFNRWRGVE from the coding sequence ATGCGTTGGACTTGGCGTAGCACACTATGGGGTGTGGGGATTTTCCTGATCGGCTGGGTTCTGCTGGCTGCTGTGGTGAACCGGCCGATTTTGCCGTATCCATGGCAGGTGCTTCCAGTGTTTGTGGAGAAGTTCTTTGTGCCTGCGAGCGCTGGCAGCCCCGTGGTCCCGGATTTTTACCTGCCCATACCGCTGGGCGAACTCGGGCAGCACTTCCTGGTAAGCGCCGTACGGGTCTTGACCGCGATTGTCGTGGCAGTGTTCTTCGCAGCACCGATTGGGCTGGAGCTGGGGCAAATCCAGTCGCTTAATCAGTTGTTCTCGCCGTTGATTGGCCTGCTGCACCCTATCCCAAAGATTGTGTTTCTGCCCGTTATTCTGGTGCTGTTTGGCTCAGGCGATGGAGCCAAAATACTGCTGATTGCGCTGGTCTTGTTCTTCCAGATCCTGATCGTTGTGCGCGACGAAGCCGCCGGTTTGCGACCGGAGTTGATCTACTCAGTGCGCAGTCTGGGAGCTGGCCGACGTGCTTTGTTCCGTTTTGTGTATATTCCTGCCTCAATCCCTGCCATTTTGACGGCACTCCGCATATCAGTTGGTACTGCTATTGCCGTGTTGTTTATTGCCGAGACGTACGCCACGCGCAGCGGACTCGGCTATTACATCGTCGTACGGACTTGGCAGGCGTTACGCTATCCGGAAATGTATGCCGGGATCATGGCCATGGCGCTACTGGGACTGGTATTGTATTTTGTGATTGATGCCCTGGAACGCCACTTCAATCGCTGGCGTGGTGTGGAGTAA
- a CDS encoding ABC transporter ATP-binding protein, whose protein sequence is MIQVTDLVFRYPTGVTIFDSFTWHVGHGESWAIIGPSGCGKSTLLYLIAGLRFPISGTVRVGGQIITRPRPETGLILQDYGLLPWATIRHNVELGLRIRRFYGPDGKHAPRDYDPRNAEARTQHWLERLNIADQADKYPGQVSGGQRQRAAIARTLVLEPDLLLMDEPFSSLDALTREDLQNLVMRLQQETGIATVIVTHNIEEAVFMGRNILVLTMPPNGAPTTVVANPEAGTLHYRNSALFLSRTNQIRRMLGLA, encoded by the coding sequence ATGATCCAGGTTACCGATCTAGTCTTCCGCTATCCAACTGGTGTCACGATATTCGACAGTTTCACCTGGCACGTCGGGCACGGCGAATCCTGGGCGATTATTGGGCCTTCGGGATGTGGCAAGAGCACGCTGCTCTACCTTATCGCGGGGCTGCGCTTTCCTATCTCCGGCACCGTGCGAGTTGGCGGCCAGATCATCACCAGGCCACGCCCGGAAACAGGGCTGATCCTGCAAGACTATGGTCTGCTGCCCTGGGCAACAATCCGGCATAATGTTGAACTGGGGCTGCGCATCCGGCGGTTTTACGGCCCGGATGGCAAGCATGCCCCGCGCGACTATGACCCGCGTAACGCAGAGGCGCGAACGCAACACTGGCTGGAGCGCTTGAACATTGCCGATCAGGCTGACAAATATCCCGGCCAGGTTTCTGGTGGTCAACGCCAGCGTGCAGCCATTGCCCGCACGCTTGTCCTGGAACCGGATTTACTCCTGATGGATGAACCGTTTTCGTCGCTGGATGCGCTTACTCGTGAGGATCTGCAGAACCTGGTCATGCGGCTCCAGCAGGAGACTGGGATCGCTACTGTCATCGTGACCCATAACATCGAGGAAGCCGTATTCATGGGGCGCAACATTCTGGTGCTGACGATGCCGCCTAACGGTGCGCCCACCACCGTGGTAGCTAATCCGGAGGCCGGGACGTTGCACTACCGCAATTCCGCCCTTTTCCTGAGCCGGACAAATCAGATTCGTCGCATGCTGGGGCTTGCCTGA
- a CDS encoding response regulator: MDATKGLILIADDEENMVQLLKRLFEHDGFQVEAVSDGMSALQRAVDLQPELILMDVMMPGLNGFEVIKQLRQSKPTARIPTIFISAAAKEPTDIVRGLGLGADDYVLKPFNPQELLARARSKIRARQLEEDLERRNKELEALVRVGHEFNQRLKLDDLLDLIVSVCAAELPACQVAFCLLDQQLQVTDWRALHHNSAYKKADIQALVDHTESILGWLLQAESSVHIADMLQRDPLFEGCRSLIGTRIVHHGELLGLIALGYETPGCYDEGHLRLLESITGQAALAIRNAELYAELRYYALNLENMVAERTAELRAAQSQLIRSEKLASLGRLAAGIAHEVNNPLQAIRNCLELAIEDIDAHRPVDRELLTVAEQDVERIRRIVSQLLDFSRRGSSDLRPLEVGEAVRSVLRLVDRQLERSNIKLVTEINSTAPVQINEDQFKQVVLNLLLNAQEAMPAGGTLWVRVEQLESEVLISVTDTGIGIPEHDMPKIFDPFFSTKVDGTGLGLAVSYGIVEGHGGRIEVRSRENHGSTFTVRLPAYRQP; the protein is encoded by the coding sequence ATGGATGCTACAAAGGGCCTGATCCTGATCGCTGATGACGAGGAGAACATGGTGCAGTTGCTCAAACGTCTGTTTGAGCACGATGGATTTCAGGTAGAGGCAGTATCAGATGGCATGTCCGCGCTGCAAAGAGCGGTGGACCTGCAGCCCGAACTTATTCTAATGGATGTGATGATGCCCGGCTTAAACGGCTTCGAGGTCATCAAACAGCTGCGCCAGAGCAAGCCAACAGCGCGTATCCCCACAATCTTCATCAGCGCCGCAGCTAAAGAACCCACCGACATTGTCCGGGGGCTTGGGCTGGGAGCGGATGATTACGTTCTGAAGCCGTTTAATCCCCAGGAACTACTGGCACGGGCGAGAAGCAAGATTCGCGCCCGCCAGCTGGAAGAAGACCTGGAACGCCGGAACAAAGAGCTTGAAGCGCTGGTACGGGTAGGCCACGAATTCAACCAGCGTCTCAAGCTGGACGATCTCCTGGATTTGATCGTTTCCGTGTGTGCGGCTGAATTGCCGGCGTGTCAGGTTGCCTTCTGTCTGCTTGATCAGCAATTGCAGGTGACCGATTGGCGAGCGTTACACCACAACAGCGCCTACAAGAAAGCTGATATCCAGGCGCTAGTCGATCACACTGAATCCATTCTGGGCTGGCTGCTGCAGGCCGAATCCTCAGTGCATATCGCCGACATGCTGCAGAGAGATCCTTTATTTGAAGGTTGCCGCTCGCTGATCGGCACCCGCATTGTCCACCATGGCGAACTCCTGGGACTCATTGCGCTTGGGTATGAGACACCGGGCTGTTATGATGAGGGGCACCTTCGCCTGCTGGAGTCTATTACCGGTCAGGCGGCACTGGCCATCCGAAATGCCGAACTCTATGCCGAACTGCGTTACTATGCCCTTAACCTGGAAAACATGGTTGCGGAGCGAACGGCGGAATTGCGGGCCGCACAGTCCCAGCTAATCCGTTCGGAGAAACTGGCTTCTCTTGGCCGCCTTGCAGCAGGCATTGCGCACGAAGTCAACAATCCGCTACAGGCGATCCGCAACTGTCTCGAACTGGCTATCGAGGATATTGACGCGCACAGACCGGTGGACAGAGAGTTGTTGACTGTGGCTGAACAAGACGTCGAACGAATCCGGCGGATCGTCAGCCAGTTACTGGATTTCTCCCGGCGGGGTTCGAGTGACCTCAGGCCGCTTGAGGTTGGCGAGGCTGTCCGTTCAGTGTTGCGCCTGGTTGACCGCCAGCTTGAGCGTTCCAACATCAAACTAGTCACCGAGATCAACAGCACAGCACCCGTGCAGATCAATGAAGACCAGTTCAAACAGGTGGTTTTGAACCTGCTCCTTAATGCTCAGGAGGCGATGCCCGCTGGAGGAACCCTGTGGGTCAGGGTCGAACAGCTCGAAAGCGAAGTCCTCATTTCAGTAACTGACACAGGTATTGGCATCCCAGAGCATGATATGCCCAAGATTTTTGACCCGTTCTTTTCAACCAAAGTGGATGGCACCGGCCTGGGTCTGGCGGTCAGCTACGGCATCGTTGAAGGGCACGGTGGACGGATCGAAGTCAGGAGCCGGGAGAATCACGGCTCCACATTCACAGTCAGGTTGCCCGCCTATCGACAACCATAG
- the plsX gene encoding phosphate acyltransferase PlsX: MRIVVDAMGSDNRPVPDVAGAVAAAREFSDTIILVGDQARIEEQLRQHDTRGLSIEVVPAEQEVVMTDTPSVVARSKPRSSMHLGMNLVKAGQADAFVTCGNTGAALAIATLRTLHRIPGVLRPALTTLLTIGGRRWILVDIGANADCKPEWLLQFAVMGSIYAERAMGLRAPRVALLSNGEEEGKGNLLIKDAAKLLEASSLNYVGNVEPKEMLAGAAEVVVMDGFVGNITIKSLEAMGDLLFKLIKAELAGDLRSKLSGLLGRPAFRRVYRQVDPFEVGGAPLLGVNGVVIIGHGRSTAVAVKNAVRQARQAVAGQIIDAIREGVAAYQVSSQAEHFSAEEG; the protein is encoded by the coding sequence ATGCGTATAGTTGTCGATGCCATGGGCAGCGATAACCGTCCTGTTCCCGATGTCGCGGGGGCAGTAGCCGCTGCTCGCGAGTTCTCCGATACAATCATTCTGGTCGGAGATCAGGCGCGAATTGAGGAGCAACTTCGTCAACATGACACCCGTGGCCTTTCCATCGAGGTTGTCCCAGCTGAGCAGGAAGTTGTAATGACGGACACACCGAGCGTGGTGGCCCGCAGCAAACCCCGGTCTTCCATGCATTTAGGGATGAATCTGGTCAAAGCTGGCCAGGCTGATGCGTTTGTGACCTGTGGTAATACCGGCGCCGCCCTGGCGATCGCCACCCTACGCACGTTACATCGCATTCCTGGTGTGTTACGCCCGGCGTTGACAACACTGTTGACGATTGGCGGACGGCGCTGGATTCTGGTGGATATCGGCGCCAATGCCGACTGCAAGCCGGAATGGCTTCTGCAATTTGCTGTGATGGGGAGTATCTATGCGGAACGCGCTATGGGGCTTCGTGCTCCCCGCGTGGCGTTACTCTCGAACGGCGAAGAAGAAGGCAAAGGCAACCTCTTGATCAAGGATGCCGCCAAGCTTCTCGAAGCGAGCAGTCTCAACTATGTTGGCAATGTGGAACCCAAAGAGATGCTGGCCGGCGCAGCTGAAGTGGTCGTCATGGATGGCTTCGTGGGCAATATCACTATCAAGTCGCTGGAGGCTATGGGCGATCTCCTCTTCAAACTGATCAAGGCGGAATTGGCCGGCGACCTGCGCTCAAAGCTGAGCGGCCTGCTGGGCCGGCCAGCGTTTCGACGAGTCTATCGTCAGGTTGACCCGTTTGAAGTTGGTGGCGCACCTCTTTTGGGGGTGAATGGTGTTGTTATTATTGGTCACGGGCGCTCCACAGCAGTTGCCGTCAAGAATGCTGTTCGGCAGGCCAGACAGGCAGTTGCCGGCCAGATCATTGACGCCATCCGCGAGGGAGTGGCTGCCTATCAGGTGAGCAGTCAGGCCGAGCACTTCTCAGCAGAAGAGGGGTAA
- a CDS encoding tetratricopeptide repeat protein, with protein sequence MSNSLLKQIDDLLAAREIKKAEVAIAKQLRAEPPSDVRAELLLRRARARLIGQYPDDALEDIQTARALVPEYADSPEVLELLGDAYFARFELSPVGFADRADAEQALTLYEQVLTKYPDYPNSGWVLYQKARVLLSAGDTEAGSRCLQEALLKPSRVNALTALCYERLGFIHLFDRRDPAAALSFLDRAAVTYPPGEPESWLGQLHLLRSRALKEQGKLDEALAAAEQALQIMAGLGAEMRGGQQDAHLTLGEILANMPGQEAEAVYHIQQFLQLGKKPLGVDVTWSRANELLGDMLFRLERYDSAIEAYTSALNFNPYHPWQASVYYQIARCHYRLRAYEKTIATIERMIQALAEENQEITDYRVFHLLGNAYFALEQFAAAVNAYKKAVSLAPAHAEDRDRIETYLRFAEELSANI encoded by the coding sequence ATGAGCAACAGTCTGCTCAAACAGATCGACGATCTGCTGGCTGCCCGCGAGATTAAGAAGGCCGAGGTAGCTATTGCCAAGCAACTGCGGGCGGAACCACCGTCGGATGTGCGGGCCGAGCTATTGCTCCGGCGTGCCCGCGCCCGGCTGATCGGGCAGTACCCTGATGACGCCCTTGAGGATATCCAGACTGCCCGCGCCCTGGTTCCCGAATATGCCGATTCACCTGAGGTGCTAGAGTTGCTCGGGGATGCCTACTTCGCCCGGTTTGAGCTTTCGCCGGTCGGATTCGCAGACCGGGCAGACGCTGAGCAGGCGCTCACCCTGTATGAGCAGGTATTGACCAAATATCCGGACTACCCCAACAGCGGCTGGGTACTGTACCAGAAAGCTCGTGTCCTGCTGTCCGCCGGTGACACAGAGGCTGGCAGTCGCTGCCTGCAGGAGGCGCTCCTCAAACCCAGCCGAGTGAATGCCCTGACCGCGCTATGCTACGAACGCCTGGGCTTCATCCACCTCTTCGATCGCCGCGACCCAGCGGCTGCGCTGTCCTTCCTGGATAGGGCTGCTGTTACCTATCCGCCCGGCGAACCGGAAAGCTGGCTGGGGCAACTGCATCTCTTGCGCAGCAGGGCGCTAAAGGAGCAGGGAAAGCTGGACGAGGCTCTGGCGGCTGCAGAACAGGCACTGCAGATTATGGCAGGGCTGGGTGCAGAAATGCGTGGAGGGCAACAGGACGCCCACCTTACCCTAGGAGAGATTCTAGCTAATATGCCCGGCCAGGAAGCTGAGGCGGTCTATCACATCCAGCAATTCCTCCAACTGGGGAAGAAGCCGCTTGGCGTAGACGTAACCTGGTCACGGGCCAACGAATTGCTGGGGGATATGCTGTTCCGGTTGGAACGGTATGATTCAGCTATTGAAGCCTACACCAGCGCCCTGAACTTCAATCCGTATCATCCCTGGCAGGCATCCGTGTATTATCAGATTGCCCGCTGTCACTATCGGCTCCGTGCTTACGAAAAGACTATCGCCACCATCGAGCGCATGATCCAGGCGCTGGCGGAGGAAAACCAGGAGATCACGGATTACCGCGTATTCCATCTACTGGGAAACGCATACTTTGCCCTGGAGCAATTCGCTGCAGCGGTTAATGCCTACAAGAAGGCGGTCAGCCTCGCTCCTGCCCATGCTGAAGACCGAGACCGCATTGAAACGTACTTGCGCTTTGCCGAGGAACTAAGCGCCAATATCTGA
- a CDS encoding S41 family peptidase, protein MGSRGSGWVALWVLPILKGVVIGITLLAAFVAGFFLRGSLLPATSGGLALADPPEQYALLQEVQGLLERYYLRELPEQRTLEYAAIRGALNALNDPYTLFNDPPVTRNESDALAGQYGGIGVDVQYAAEGSYVLYPYPDSPALAAGVEEGDILLAINGQAVTPGTRLDEIVRALRGEVKEGNGVDIRVRKRENNVEVTYTVLFAIITVPSVIWRTLIEDPRIGYVQIKSFTSRTPEELRQAFDELLALRVKALVLDLRNNAGGLLKEAIDTADEILNDGVIVIEKTREAERTYTAGDGGLDVALPMIVLVNQGTASAAELVAGALQDNDRATVIGQRTFGKGSVQLIFPLSDGSSVHITSAEWLTPDRTPLNRQGLEPDISMIPAEDGRDVELDEAIRQLQSRIAE, encoded by the coding sequence ATGGGTTCTCGTGGCTCAGGTTGGGTTGCGTTATGGGTACTGCCGATCCTGAAGGGAGTTGTAATTGGCATTACGCTGTTGGCCGCTTTCGTAGCAGGTTTCTTCTTGCGCGGTAGCCTGTTGCCTGCTACGTCCGGAGGTCTGGCGCTCGCCGATCCCCCTGAGCAATACGCGCTTCTGCAGGAAGTGCAGGGGTTGCTTGAACGCTATTACCTGCGAGAACTTCCGGAGCAGCGGACGCTTGAGTATGCAGCAATTCGAGGCGCACTGAACGCCCTTAATGACCCTTACACGTTGTTCAATGATCCCCCTGTGACCCGCAACGAGTCTGATGCGTTAGCCGGACAATACGGCGGAATCGGCGTTGACGTGCAATATGCGGCTGAGGGGAGCTACGTGTTGTATCCCTATCCCGACAGCCCTGCCCTGGCTGCCGGGGTGGAGGAAGGCGATATTCTGCTGGCTATCAACGGCCAGGCGGTTACGCCGGGCACACGTCTTGACGAAATAGTCCGTGCTCTGCGCGGTGAGGTCAAAGAAGGCAATGGTGTTGACATCCGTGTTCGCAAACGCGAAAACAACGTGGAAGTCACTTACACCGTCCTATTTGCGATCATCACGGTACCCTCCGTTATCTGGCGCACCCTGATCGAAGACCCCCGGATCGGGTACGTCCAGATCAAGAGCTTCACCAGTCGTACTCCTGAGGAGTTGCGCCAGGCGTTCGATGAACTCTTGGCGCTGCGGGTGAAGGCACTGGTTCTTGATCTGCGCAATAACGCTGGCGGCCTGCTTAAGGAGGCTATTGACACCGCTGACGAAATCCTGAATGACGGTGTCATTGTCATCGAAAAGACACGGGAGGCCGAACGCACGTATACAGCCGGCGATGGCGGGTTGGATGTTGCTTTGCCGATGATAGTTCTGGTCAATCAGGGTACGGCCAGCGCCGCTGAACTGGTCGCCGGGGCGTTGCAGGATAATGACCGTGCAACTGTTATTGGCCAACGCACGTTTGGCAAAGGATCGGTACAGCTGATCTTCCCGCTATCCGATGGTTCCTCTGTCCACATCACCTCCGCCGAATGGCTGACACCGGACCGTACCCCATTGAATCGACAGGGGCTGGAACCCGATATCAGCATGATCCCCGCCGAAGACGGGCGCGACGTTGAGCTGGACGAAGCTATCCGGCAGCTTCAGTCCCGGATTGCAGAATAA